GAACCATCAGGAGAGAGGTGGCGTACCTCCGCTTCCTGGGGGATGCTGGTTTCAAAGACTTTCTTGAGGGCCGAATGGTAGACCTGGAGGTCGAGGGGGCCGCCGCTCAACAGGGAACGTCCAAGCAGCGCCGCCCGGTCCTTGCCGATCAGGCGTGCAAAGGCCGGGTTGACGTACAGGCGGACCAGCCGCCGATCATAGCGGACGATGGCGTCGGGCGAATTTTCCGCCAGGCTGCGGAATTCCTGTTCACGGGCAGACAGAAGGCGTTGGGCGTGAATGCGCTCGGTGATGTCGCGGCACCAGCAGATGATAAGGATGCGATCTCCCATCTCCGTTGGTGTCGAGTGGATTTCGACATCGCGCAGAGTGCCGTCCTTGCGGCGATGGCGGGTTTCAAAGCGGCGTTCTTCATTGAGGTCTCGGTGGCAGTGCCCCATCGCCTCGATCTCGGCTCGACTGAAGTTGGCATCCCAGTCCCATGGGTGCATGCCAAGCATCTCCTCCCGGGAGTACCCGAGGGTCTGGGCAAAGGCAGGATTGACATCGACGGCGGCCAGGCTTTTCCCGTCGAGGACAACGATGCCATCTTTCGATCGCTCCATCAGCAGCTTCCAGTGGCAGACCTCTTCCTGCAATAATTGCAGGCGCAAATTATATTCAGTCACGTCCCTGACCTGGCAGAAAGCGACTGTCCTGCCATTCCATGGAATCCGGGTGTGGCTGACAGCGATGGACAGCAGCTTGCCGTCCTTTCGCCGATAGCAGGTCTCGAAACGGTCCGGCCAGGCATTATCGGCAGATGCCCTTTCAAATTCTTCCCGAGACCAGCCTTCGTCCCAGTCCCGGGCTTTCAAGTCAATTATTTCCCGGCGTGTGTAACCGAGCAATTCGGCAAAGGATGAGTTGGCGTCGATGATTTCGCCGGTTTCGACGTCCAGGATGACAATGCCTTCAACCGAATGCTCCATGAAGGCTGAAGGGAGATCCTCCTTCTTGCGGTTTTCCAGACGGGAAGCCTTTTCGGCTGCAGCGTTAGCGGACTTTTCCGGGGAGAATGACTGCGATGCGGGCGGGGAGGGCCTTGCGTTTTCGAAAGAAGCCGCTAGATCGGTTTTTTCTCTGCCAGGATTTTTCACATCGGCTCCTGCCCGAACAGATAGAAACTCCCCAAAGGGGCAATATCAGGAAATCATGCATAACGCAGCAGGCGGAATGCCACAGCCATCAAACGCGGAATGGTAGAGCTAAAAATGCCAACATCGTGCCAAGCGTTAAGGAATTGCGAGAGTTTCCAGAATGAGGCACAGCATAAATGCAGAATGCTTTAATTCAATGGATTTTTTATCGGTTCTGCCTGGAATTTCTGGGGGTCTCTTTCGTCTCTTTGACGAAAGCCTTTGCTTGTGATGTCAAAATAGTGTCACCTGCTCTCTGTTTTGTCAAAAGACATGCCTTTGTCCGCTAATTCCCGCTGAGCCTGAGATGTTTTTCCCAGATGCTCCAGATTCATTCCGCAAAGAACGTTGGCTGCCTTGGTGAACTGAATATCCTCGTAGACAACGACCTGAATGTGGTTGCCCCAGGGGTCGAGAAAATCGAGACCCCGGCTCGGCAGGATTTCCGCTCCCAGTTTTTCCAGTTGGGCGCGCATTCCCTCCCGGCTGTCGACCACCAGTCCGAAGTGGCGATGCTCATCGGCCTTCTGCGTCCGCCCCTCGGCCAGGGCGAGGAATTGATCGCCCATGTCGAGAAAGGCCATCTTTTCGGACCGGCCCCGCAGCTCGAAATCAAATAAAGCTGCATAAAAGTCTAGAGCTCTTTCCAGGTCGTCCACTTCCAGGGCCACATGATTGATTCCTACCAGCCGGGCTTTGCCGTCGGGTTTTTTCATGATTGCTCCCTTTTGTTTTAGGCTTGGACTTTGTTCTATTTTATCCCCCTATTGTACGAAAGAAACCAGCCCTGCCGTTTCCTGTCTAAAATTCACCCCCCACCAAAAGCTAATGAAGACCTCACCTGCCAGAAACATTTTCGGGCGAAACATGCAACAGTCGACAATCAGGCCATTATCTCCTTGCTTCGAGTGCTTTTGGAATCGTGAAATCTCTCTTTTTTGCCGTCAATCGAAACCAATACCGGTACTTCCGTTTCCTGGCCGCACATTTTCGGGGCGAAGCTTGCGCCGCCCATGCCGGCCGTTGCCTGTTGCCAGCCCTGCCGGCTCTCCGGCACCTGGATCTCGAGGATCTGCCGTCCATCATCGAGCGGAAAATGGCCGAATTGGCAGCCCGCAGACGCGCCCGTCGTTCTTGGAGCCGTTGCCTCTACCGGCATCTGTTCTGGTTTCTTGCGGCCATCAACTGGTTGCGCTACTGGCGGATCATCTCCCGATCGGGGGCCGCGGTGCTGGCTGTCTGGAACGGCTGTTTCTTCCGCCAGTCGATAGCCTGCGCCGTTGCTGAAAAGCTGGGGCTCACCTGCGTCTATTTCGAGAACGGTCTGCTTCCCGAAACGACCACTTTGGATTGCCGAGGGGTCAACTACGCCAATTCGGTTCCCAGGGAACCGGCTTTTTACGCCGCCCTCCCCGATGACGGGCACCTGCCGAAGTTGCTTGTGCCGCGCACCGCTCGAAGGCCGGACAGATTCGCCGCCTCCGAGACGGTTCTTCCCTCCCGATATGTTTTCATTCCATTCCAGATCGACCACGACACACAGATCACCCTCTTTTCCCCCTGGGTCAGGGACATGGAGCACCTGTTTGCCCTTGTCACTGCGGCCTTTGCCGATGAGTCGGCCGGTTTCCACCTGGTCTTTCGGGAGCATCCCTCCTCCTGCAGAGAATATCCCGCAATCTGCCGGGCCATCGAGGGCAATCCGAAACTGCACCTGATGAATCACGTGGCGACCCAGACCCTGATCGAAAACGCTGCGGCGGTTATCGTCGTCAATTCCACGGTCGGAATCGAATCCCTGCTGCATGGGAAAAAGGTCATTGTGCTCGGTCAGGCTTTTTACGCTCTGGAGGGGATTGCCCGGCGTGCCGGAACCGTTGATGAATTGGCTGGCCTGATCCGCGGGATCGATGATTGGCAGGTCGACACGGCTCTGATCAACCGTTTTCTGTATTACCTCTATTATGACTATGCCATCCCCGGCAGTTGGAAAAACCCCGATGTTCAACACGCTGCGGCGGTTGAAGAAAGGCTAGGTTTCTGTCATGGGCAAAAAACCTGCGATTTTCATGGTCTCCACCCCCCTGCACCTGTATAACGCGCTCGCCATCGCCCTGAAACATCGCCACGACTGGCAGTCTCATCTGTGGTTCATCGATCAGAAGGATGAACGAAATCCCTATTTTCAGGTTCTCGAGGCATGGAAGGATCACCCCTTCGCTACCATCAATTACTTTGTTACCAACCTGCCCGCGACCATGGATAAAATCAGGGCGCGCAAAAAAGCCTTCCAAAGAATCGACAAGCTCGTGGCCGATATCCAGCCGCAGGAACTTCTTGTCGGCAATGACCGCCGGATCGAGTTCGTCTATGCCATGAACCACGCCTGCCGCCAAGGCGGACTTGAAGCCTACGGCTCGCTGATCGACGACGGTATCTATTCCTATATCGACCAGCGCAGCCGCTGGTTTCAGGATACGGCTGCGGAACGGCTGGTAAAAAAGATGGTTTACGGGACCTGGTACCAACGGACCCGGTCCATCGGCGGCAGTTCCCTCATCCAGGGGGCCTTTGTCGCCTTTCCGGAATTCGCCAACAGCTACCTGCGCCGCCTCAAGATAGAGGGGATCGAGCTGGATCTGTACCGTTCTCCGGAGATCCGGACCTTTTCGGAAATGATGCTGGAGAGCGGCAATATCGATCGGCAGATGCTGCCCGCCTACGACCTGGTTCTGACCCTGCCTCACGAGTCGCTGCTGCGCCGTTTCCCCAGGTTTCAGAAAACGATTCGGACGCTGGTGGAAAGCGTCCAGCGGGGCGGCAAGCGGGTCGGGATCAAGTATCATCCCCGGCAGAAGGAGGATGATCCCCTGCAGCTCGTATCGGACAGGGAACAGCTCATTCCTCGCACCGTCGCCTTTGAAATCCTCCTGCCCCTGTTGGACAGACCCCTTATCCTGGGCGATGTTTCGACAGTCCTGCTGACCGCCCGCTGGCTCCGCCCGGATCTGAATGTGGTCGCCCTGCAGAACGAGCGGGATGCCCGGCAGCGGAAAATGTCCCGTATACTG
This portion of the Syntrophotaleaceae bacterium genome encodes:
- a CDS encoding polysialyltransferase family glycosyltransferase, with amino-acid sequence MGKKPAIFMVSTPLHLYNALAIALKHRHDWQSHLWFIDQKDERNPYFQVLEAWKDHPFATINYFVTNLPATMDKIRARKKAFQRIDKLVADIQPQELLVGNDRRIEFVYAMNHACRQGGLEAYGSLIDDGIYSYIDQRSRWFQDTAAERLVKKMVYGTWYQRTRSIGGSSLIQGAFVAFPEFANSYLRRLKIEGIELDLYRSPEIRTFSEMMLESGNIDRQMLPAYDLVLTLPHESLLRRFPRFQKTIRTLVESVQRGGKRVGIKYHPRQKEDDPLQLVSDREQLIPRTVAFEILLPLLDRPLILGDVSTVLLTARWLRPDLNVVALQNERDARQRKMSRILTHLGVKITGDFEEILSFLPA
- a CDS encoding VOC family protein, which gives rise to MKKPDGKARLVGINHVALEVDDLERALDFYAALFDFELRGRSEKMAFLDMGDQFLALAEGRTQKADEHRHFGLVVDSREGMRAQLEKLGAEILPSRGLDFLDPWGNHIQVVVYEDIQFTKAANVLCGMNLEHLGKTSQAQRELADKGMSFDKTESR